One Salvia splendens isolate huo1 chromosome 22, SspV2, whole genome shotgun sequence DNA segment encodes these proteins:
- the LOC121786017 gene encoding uncharacterized protein LOC121786017, with product MTSQVIIMAASRCFCCGNPLKPGGSRACALLLFIFCWVTFLIAEACLLAGSVRNAYHTKYRRFFFDNEPSCETVRKGVFAAGAALTLFTAIVSEFYYVSYLKSRGGRGGDAAIGMAAFK from the exons ATGACAAGCCAAGTGATTATAATGGCTGCAAGCAGATGCTTCTGCTGTGGGAATCCATTGAAACCCGGAGGCTCGAGGGCTTGTGCTCTTCTTCTTTTCATCTTCTGTTG GGTTACATTTCTGATTGCTGAGGCTTGCCTGCTTGCTGGTTCAGTGAGGAATGCTTACCACACCAAGTACAGGAGATTCTTCTTCGATAATGAGCCCTCTTGCGAGACTGTGAGGAAGGGAGTTTTCGCTGCTGGAGCGGCGTTGACTTTGTTCACTGCCATCGTCTCTGAATTTTACTATGTTAGCTATTTGAAGTCGAGGGGAGGTCGCGGAGGAGACGCTGCAATCGGCATGGCAGCCTTTAAGTGA